aaaacacaatactcacctaggagccggcgttcgggtccctcgcgcagagcaataaatggctgtgactggttaatcaagcgccggctctcattggctgacgtggcgctcgattaaccaatcagaacatTAGCTTGTTTGAGGCGGGGTATTAAAGCCCCGCACTGTTGGAGTGCaaaggacacggaagcctgcagtaaCAACGCAGACTAACACAAGGAACCCGAATGccagctgctaggtaagtattataagacacccctcgaaaataagacactgtgcctcttttgaggcaaaaatttatatatatataagctcctgtccacgggcgataggtCACTCCATTACCTGCGGCAATAATCCAgccgcaggtaacgcagtgaatgttttccatagacttaactatggaaagcacagcttgACATCCACAAACGgaaaatcatagcaattctccgcttgcgtgattcaaatcgcggcatgctgcaactTACCGCGATTTTCCGCGGTAAGCCTATCTATTTATTAgaaaggctcaccgcggagacctgtTATTTCTTccccctgcggcggaatatcactagcaatattctGTCACGGCAGTTGACAGGGGGCCGAGAgaaatgtcttattttcggggaaacgcagtacgttgatgaataaataaaagtgttatgattttttttggaaggtggggaggaaaaactgaatagaagaaaaaaaaaaaaaaagggtgccaaTCCTTAAGAGGGTAAGAGATTTATTAGGACTACCTTGGTtcgaaaataaattaaaagttgcaCTGCAGGTAGTACTGATGGATTATCACTAATGTAAGCAGTAAGGCATGTAGGTCGCAATGTTAATTTCACAGTGTATTAAATaattggaaattttttttaacagcaacTTCATATTTACCTATACGAGGTGTTATGGATTTTTGATGACtcgttctgttaaaaaaaaaaatcctcttggcatgtagttaaaggggttgtctcgcgaaagcaagtggggttatacacttctgtatggccatattaatgcactttgtaatatacatcgtgcattaaatatgagccatacagaagttattcacttacctgctccgaggctagcgtccccgtctccatggctccgtctaatttcgctggcttcttgcttttttagacgcgcttgcgctgtgcggtcttctgcctggtgaatggggccgctcgtgccggagagctggtcaccgcgtcgtcatcctAGCTCCGCCTCCGtaacgtggtgccgatcagccaatgaggtggctgtatcggcagtggaacgcggaagacagaagaagaaactccacggtgcaccatgggaagacccgcggtgcaccgtgggagaagaccagcggcgccatctttaagagaagaaatgaagaagctgcagaacgctgatgcaggtaagtgcaatgtgcttgttaaaaactaacacatgctttctttttcacagggcataatgcaggggtccatttaagaaaaaacaaaaacgctttcgccgcgagacaacccctttaagtaaagcctACCGTATGCTTCAActacaaaaatatacaattttatattatttttatctAATGACAGCTGTAAAACAAACGGAGGCATTTTCTATGTAGTACTAGTTCCCAACAGGTAAAGTATTAGAAAataaatttattaaaaatatcAAATAGGCTAAACAACTCTATATAATAATCTAAAAAGAGGAattgaacaaaataaaaatatcattCAAATACGCTACAAGATTACCAACTCAGCTTCAATTTATATATAGTGTCAGTCATTGCTTGCCCAACATCACGTTGTCAAGGATATGCACTGAGGAGAACAAACATGATATATTAAAATGTGTATGCATTTAGATTTATTTAAATTTCTCTGAGCCAAAAAATACTTGCTCCCCCAATATGCACAAATACATTTCAAACATGTTTCATCTACAAAAACACAGTTCTTCTAAACTTCAGTAGTTCTACTGATATTAGGGAggccattacatttttttccagttccattagaagaaaaaaaaaaaaagaaaatcttaaaaaaaaaataaaagtcctCAAGGCTTGAATTAGAACTCACTGCCGCACTGCAGAAGGGTAAAAGGGACGGAAGAAATAGAAACGAAAAGATgctctaggtaaaaaaaaaaaaaaaaaaaaaaaaaaaaaaaaattattaaaacaaaaatatatatatttataaaatgtaGGAAATCAAGAATATACACAACCATCAAAACTAGTCTAGTACATTTTCTTGCTCTTTTTTAATGGTCGTTAGCATAGTGTGCTCATTTTCTGCAGGTTCTGAGTCCCCACTACTTAACAACATAGGCTTCCCATCATCTTCTAGAGCAAAGACGTCTGAATTTTGGGCTTGGCACGTATGTTTGACCACCTCATTGGGTGTGGAAAACGTTTTGTCACACAAGTTACACTTATAACGTTTATTTGTTTGAACTAACATGTTGTCCATTTGGCTACTTTCATCGAAGGAACATAGCTCTAGAGTCTGCTTATCCACCACCGTGTAGGTGTCGGAACTCTTTAGGCACACGTGCCTCGCAGCTTGATTTGCCCTGCAAAAGCTCTTGTCGCAGGTACTGCATTTGAACGGCTTGCCTGTGTGGATGTACATATGCTCCCGCCAGTGGCTCTTCTGGATGAACTTACGACCACAAATAGTGCACTCATACTTTCGACGTTTGACTTCTCTTTCCTGATCGGCTTGTTCCAAATTATCTATATCCGCGATATCTGTAGGAGGTGGCGTCTCAGCCTGCTGTTGCCCATCGATGATGGGAGAATCTGAGATCTGTGGCATCTCACTGTCACTGATTATGCCGGTCTCAGTAGCTTCCATTGATTCTTTTCCCATTTCTGTTCCATTGTTGCAGAAAGAAGGAGAAATGCTGCTTTCGGTCTGGCCAGTAGAGGTGCTAAATGGTATTCCTGTGTGGAGCTGGAGGTGTTCACGTAGACTGCTTCTCAAATTAAAGCGCCTGCCGCACAAATGACAAGCATAATACTTTGGGAAACTTCCATTCCTCTTCATGATGcttggcttcacatgagcaattgTTAGGGATGAGTTTTGTTCTTCACTTGGAGACTCTTCCATGCTGTTTTCTTCAAGAGTAGAAGCTGCAGGAAGGACAGAAGATGTTGGCTCCGGAGACAAAGGTGCTTGTACGGGCTCAGAGAATGTTAAGTTCGTCCGATTTGCTGCAGGCAGTGATGATGGGAGCTGAGATAATGGCACGTTATCCGACGAGGTTTCCTGATTTATCCTGGTGGTCTGTGGTCGACTCTCGCGGTTAGTTTTCTCAGACGTGGGGGTTACTTTTGCTGGAGGTCTTATCTGATGATCTGCTATCTGAATTCCATAAAGAGAGGATGCAAGAGGGAATACCTGATCTGGGTGAGAAAACCCACCATGACTTGCAATACTGGCCTCCTGAATTAGAGGAAAGGCATGCAAAAATTTTATGCCCTGTTCGAGGCGTACGGGATCAATGAGTTGTGGAGCCATTTTTCCAGTGTACATCAGATGTAAGAGATAACTGAAAATATCAGGCTGGATGTCTGTTGATTTCAAGCGGACACATtcactgtaggaaaaaaaaagtaaaaaaataaataaaggatgTGGAAAAgtatgcatgaaaaaaataaataaagctaaAAGACAAAACGTTATAAAAACATAAAAGTGGTAAgagttaaaaaatataaaatcaatcATTTAGAGAAGTTATAAAGTAACACCTTGTTTTTGTCATCCCCAGCAGTCCCGCTGAAATGAATGTTtgactgctgctctattcatgtaGAAGTACACTGATCAGATAATGACCTATGACGTAGATACGGGAAACTATCTCTAATCTTGGCGCAATCCCGTTAAAAGGAATATTCCCATACAATCTGTTCTAAACCGGAAAATAAGGCTCTCATATAGTTCTATTTAAAAAATTCCCCATTCTTTCTTCCTGTAGTTTACAGCTTATTGCTAGAGAAACCAACCATCTCCACTAGATCGCCAGCTCCTGTGCACTTATAGGTCTCCAAATGGTGATCATCTGGGTGTCCGGCATCTGCAGTACATGAGCACTAGTTCTGGGCTACCGTTGCGCTCTGCTACTTCTTTGCATTGAAAGCCCTTCTATCCAAAAGCAGAGCGCAGCTGTGGCTGGGCGCTGGTGCGCATGCAGTGCAGATGCCAGCCACCCAGAAGATGATCACATTGGGACTTAGCAGAGTTGGTTGGTTCTCCCCTGGAAACAAGCTGTATCCTACGGAAAAAGGATTTTACAAGCAGGGGGAATTTTCAAAATAGGACTACGAGTGAGTTTTAttttcctctttaaccccttagggaccaagtgctataaatttacggcacttggtcctgggctttaatcctggctgaaAGCAAAAATACGGCACAGGAATAAGGCCTCAGCTgtagcaatcaagcaggagcaggatgGGTGCTTAGCTGTTAGCAACAGTTATGGACccagagaagggagaagcagtttttaaccacttctatcTTTCCCTTTATggggtacatagcactcaataagCGCTATGTACCAAAAACTACATACTACGTGagttggcgatcatgtgactgctgggagtCCCCCTGACACAGCAAAGCAGCTGTCctggatcagctctgttagtgattaatgtcactacaggggaatatttcccctgtaactggggctcctatggatgccccaggtaCAAAGTAtgcaattaaaattaaaaaaaaaaaaaaataaaaaaaaaaggatgacagatgtaaaaaaaaaaataaaaaaaaaaatgtatatatatatatatatatatatatatatatatatatatatatatatatatatatatatagttacataaataaaaaattacagaataaaataaaaatatatatacaccgtatatactcgagtataagcagagtttttcctcggcttatacttgagtttaaaaaaaacaaaaaaatgaaaaaaaaaaaccaaaacaatactcacctatcagctggCATCCGTGTCCCCGGTGGTGCAGACAACTGCTGTAGTCTTGTCCCCgccttgcttttgaaatccccgccgtcagcgctgtgattggatcgagcgccagccaatcacagccggcgctcaataaaccaatcacagccattcagaatgacatcactgaatggctgtgattggtttatcgagtgctggctgtgataggccggtgctcgatccaatcacagcgctgactgcagggatttcaaaagcaaaccGGGgacggtgctcgatccaatcacagcgctgactgcagggatttcaaaagcaaaccGGGGACAAGACTACAGCAGAAGACTATCTTatgtccccatgacgtcatacaagacctctggggtgAATATTTATAAAgggcctcagttacaggggaaaccatcccctgtagtgattaggatctgctaggaccctgtagctgtgccaggggacggacggacggacggacgcacgcacgcacgcacacacacgtaaaacaaaattacagaataaaataaaaatctataaataaataaaataacccaaagccaacaccaaccaaaacagtcactgtatgcgccctgtaatccaaaaccgtacatattatatatcaaaactttTGAAACAAAATTAGGAACCCACTCCCATACTTtactttagcataaatatactaattaaactccccccccccccccccccccccaaaaaaaaaaccacacaccactatgagggcttattcagatgtctgtgtatcggccaggttttcatgccccgccgatatacggtgtctctttctgcagggagaggaggcgggccgggagcagtgcactgacctcccgcccctcaccactatttgcaatgggagggtgtgggacggaacttggctccgcccccgtTCCACCACTCTCGTTGCAAACATTGGcgagaggcgggagctcagtgctctgctcccggcccatcccgcctcctccgcctgcagaaaggaacagcgtatatcagccaggcgtgaaaacccggccgatatacagacgtctgaataagccctaaatgttaaaaaaaaaaaaaaagccagtgaagacgtttttaaaaaaaatagccctatgtatcaccggaaaaaaaaagatgcaacaaaaataattttagtttctgaaggggaaaaaaaaaatagggcagttaaaccaccacatgggtaaaatcaacAAAAAGTGTCTGGTTGATAAgtcacaaaacagcctggtccttaaggctgccttgttttcattgcgttccccgcggcaataatccggccgcagggaacgcagtgaaagctctccataacgTTGCCatagagagcgcttcccccctgtttACAAATcgagaatcactgcgattctctgctcgcggctggcaatttgtagcatgctgcaaatttaccGCGATTCTCTGAAGTTATTTTTGTAATTTGCATGCAACACCTTTCTCCATAGTGATGAGGTGACAGACTTCAATGGCATGATAAATCTGTGCTAGATAGGCAAGTTTATGTTTACCTTGTCTGGTGTACAAAGAGCATCTTGAAGTAGTTGGAAAAGGATGCAAGGACTGATTTGTGCGCCTTAAAGTAGACATCACCGATGGCAACAGTGCAGTCACACAAGAATCCAAATTCTCTCTGGGCATTTAGCTGCTGCAGAAGTATAAGTCCGTGGTTGGCCAAATCCATCTTCTCACTGAAGCCTGCAAAACAACAACAAAAGAGTGTTTTCTGGAATATGTACACCTTTATCCAACAACATGAAATAAGGGCACAGATTTACTTAAGACTGGCATTTGCCAGTCCAAACCAAAGCACATTGAGAAGACGCACACACATCTAAGGCCGGCTACGAGCAGATAGATTCCTACCACTTTCTCGGGCACAAAGCAAAATAATTCCACCGGTCCGCTCCTCCTAGTTATCTACTTCTTTCACAAATGGCAAAAACAGAGAAATATAAAATGTAATTTCATTGTGTGCCATTACTTGCGAGATTTATTTCCGCCAGAAAATTGGCATAAAGTCCCCAAAAAGTTCCCCATAGCATCGTATTTCATGAAATTCTCCAACTTAAAAGTGTGGTTTAACagtgtttttggtttttaaaCTCAACTTAATCAGTTTTCTGAGCCAAAACCATAAGTGCATCCAGCAGGAATCCTTTCTAAATGCACTTCTGACTGActtaaaactgcatcaaaaatggTGGCgtaaagaacaaaacaaaaaaaaatatacaagaaacATTCCTTAGGGCAAGTTCAGATGTGGCATGTGTGCTGTGCATCTTCTTGCAGTTCAAGCCAAGTCAATCAGAGATTTCAAAAAGTCTCATCTCCACCCCCATCACTTGGGGTGGTGGACTTACAAAGTAAATTAACTTGCAGTGTAGATTTGAAGGAAGACCTTTCACCATCTTCACACGTCTGTTTCAgtgaatacttgtattccccatagcAATTCTGAAGTATCTGACTGTCTTGACCCGTATCAGTGTTATTCTCCTAGTAAATTGTcatctgggtgttaccagttggggatCCCAGTACACTCACATTCTCCAATGAGGGACAACTGTATTAGAATGTATAAagaaagagtctaacattgacttttgggattgctgccttccaataggtggcactgtagaggtatggtTTCATCTCCCTTGTTAGAAtgtatggtaacacccagttgtcaagttACTTAAATtttgaagaggaagaagaggaacacCACAACAAAGAGCTATAAGAAAAGATACTCCAGAATTCTCACTTCACGAGGAATGCAAGTATTCATTAAAATAGGCATATCAGTACAGGTAACAGATCCtctttacagggggggggggtctccagtTACAAAGTCtagtaaaagtaaagtaaaatttgTGCCGAATGACTAAAATTATTGAAACAAAGGGTACTTATCTGGTCCTCACCCCCGGCGATCCAGCGATGCCTCCGGGCTTTCTCGTCAGCGGAAGTCACCTGACCGCAGTCTGCCAACCAGAGGCCATGGCATCACCGGgtgccatgatgtcaggagttccAAACAATGACGCTCTGGCCTCTTATTGGCTGCCAGCAGTTACCCgacttccgctgtcaacagaGCAGGAGAATTGTgatgctgcagcgctggattacTGGGGCTGAGGCAGGTAAGTACTTATTTGTTTTACGGTTTTCACCCATCTGgctccaattttaaaaaaaaaaggaaaaaaaaacaaaaaaacaacttaatTGTGAGCAAACAATCCTTTTAACAGCAGTTATGCTTTACAACAGCCACAAGGAGCAGAGAAACAATAGACTAAAGGTGACTTGGGTCgttgtgcaggaagggggaggatgtgacatcacctattgtggatcctgggatatatagatagattatcatatctatctatattaccctttcattgcaatcctgtcCATAATAAAGGCCCTTTAGACAACGGTTTTCActcaaagccatattttgagcaataatcgttgtgtctaactgcactgacatcgtgcagttttcattaagcatgCTGAAGCATGACtcagtataacagccgggcgctccgagcagggaacagctggatgcagaagacaagcggcccggcttgtcttctgcatccctcgCTCAGAGcgttcggctgtataacagctgggtgtgccaggcagggaacagctggatgcagaagacaagcagcccggcttgtcttctgcatccctcgCTCTGAGCGTTCGGCCGCATAACAGCTGAGCGTGCCgggcagggaacagctggatgcagaagacaagcggcccggcttgtcttctgcatccctcgCTCTGAGcgttcggctgtataacagctgggtgtgccaggcagggaacagctggatgcaaaagacaagcagcccggcttgtcttctgcatccctcgCTCTGAGCGTTCGGCCGCATAACAGCTGAGCGTGCCgggcagggaacagctggatgcagaagacaagcggcccggcttgtcttctgcatccctcgCTCTGAGcgttcggctgtataacagctgggtgtgccaggcagggaacagctggatgcagaagacaagcggcccggcttgtcttttgcatcccctgctcagtgcgcaaggtgattgctcaacgtttgtaagaaaaaaaagcacacaacgattaatgctcaaaagattttttgagcgataatcggtgtctAAACCATGCTTAAGATAACTTCTGTTAGTTCTCTACAGAATAGAAAGGGTCAACCCTATTGTGCTTAGTAaaccagagtgaaaactgcaagatttttcatactcacccgctcccacaAACCAGTGCAGTTGCCCCCAAAAGATCGCAAGACACAGGATAATccaactcttttcagagtcctgtgtgcacgctctcctatacaagtctatggtgctgtgggggcgtgacaagttccctttaaatatagcAACATAGAAAATTACAgacaaaaaaatatgttttaaaaaataCTTGATTTAATAGAACATTTCTTCCACAGCGCTATTGCTAGGTGATGAATCAGGTAACCGTGACTtattcgcaatgtcaattgcggataggctgcgggtcggacggcttccattgacctcaatagaATCCGTGCGTGTGGAATCCGCacaacaatagagcatgctgcaattttattttcacAAGCTGAAATTGCAGTCGCTGTCTGCTCATGTGATACCTCTTTGGCGTGCATGACTTTCTTCCAACTCTTATGCCTGCTTTTAGAAActtggaacaaaaaaaaacaaaaacaaaaaaaaagaaaaaaaaaaaaaaagactattcttgtattttctttgttttatgcCTTCCTTCTCCACGATAAACAACATGTCCATTCACACCAGCTGATTATTGGGCCCAAACATACAAGAGAACTCTCATCCACCTGACAATCAGGCGAGGTTAATAGGCCAAAGATCAGCCGACAAACGAGCATTCTGCTGCTTCATACGAGCATAAAATTGCTCGCTAATTGACCGTACATCTACTCGCGAATGAACCGCGTGCGGACTGACGATTATCACACCGGGCCGAGAATTCGCTGTGTGCAAGTCCAGAAGACTAAAGCTACACGGTTTGATCACGTGGCATCAAGTCTCAAAAAATGTGCGCAATTGTTTTAGAGCTGTGATgtggctgttaaaaaaaaacaaaaaccatacAAACCACAAAATAGCCAAGGTGAAGGCATGTCACATGTAACTTGCATTGCAGTCTATGATGGCAAAAGTCACATATGACTTGTGATCAGCTACCAAAACAACAAGTTTTGATTTCCTGTGACCGTCATGTTGCAAACAACCCCGCTGACAGTCATTAGATGCAACGCTGCAATGTGACAGTGGACAAAAATCTTATACTACAAGTCATTAAGGTTGAGGCAATACTTATGTAAACTCTAATTTCATGTCCCACCAGAAGACTGAAATAGTTTGAttagatacaaaaaaaaacaaaaaaaacaaaaaaaacagaaaacactgcaatatTTGTCTATTAAGAACACTGACAGGCATCCTATTTGGTCCTCATACATGgctgacctgggggggggggggggggggccgggctttgttaaggcccatttacacagagcgataatcgcttaaaaaaaaaaagtagcagagTAGTTActgaatagtttatgcaaaatgatgggTTGAAGCtgtcaaactgttgtttgagcgatcatcgctccgtgtaaatggccctttaggccTTATAGAAACCCACAATCAAGTGACCTTTAAGAGGGAGCACCAAGCCACTGCAGCATCTGAGGGTTGAACAGCAGACACCAGAGTTTTACCCTCCTACTAAAAAGCTGGGATTGGAGTTGTCAGCATACTATAAGCACAGCCCCCAAGTTTTCATCATACATTTAGGCTCCACACGAGAACTACATCCCGCCAGTGCATATACGGTACTAGAAGGAGTTAGGgctgtttcacatctgcgttggaaccgtcttaggctgcattcacacgaacgtctatcggctcggtttacatctgcaatggggagaggcgggacgggggcagggtaattctcgaaacttagccccacccctatcccgcctcctttcattgcaaatagtgcagaggggcagagagggggagaaagagccaggagctcagttcctgctcctggctcttccaccccccccccctccccctgcagatgaggacgacgtatatcggctcggcgtgaaaaccgagccgatatacgttcgtgtgaatgcagccttaggttcAGCTTATAATACTGTCTGAAAGCTGAGTGGATAGAgggcgaaccccattatagtcaatgcagtCCGCCCAGTGCTTTTCAGTTCCGCCGTGAAAAGCCCGGTTTCCTGTTCCCAAAACAGAGCAGGAACGCGGAATCCCCCAATGCAAGTGTGACACCTCCCTAAAGCATGATAGGAATACATTTAGGACTCAGATGACTAATGTGGCTGCATTTTACATGTCAAGTTGATTTGTTCAGAATGGAGTTTAGATGGAA
Above is a window of Eleutherodactylus coqui strain aEleCoq1 chromosome 3, aEleCoq1.hap1, whole genome shotgun sequence DNA encoding:
- the ZBTB2 gene encoding zinc finger and BTB domain-containing protein 2, which encodes MDLANHGLILLQQLNAQREFGFLCDCTVAIGDVYFKAHKSVLASFSNYFKMLFVHQTSECVRLKSTDIQPDIFSYLLHLMYTGKMAPQLIDPVRLEQGIKFLHAFPLIQEASIASHGGFSHPDQVFPLASSLYGIQIADHQIRPPAKVTPTSEKTNRESRPQTTRINQETSSDNVPLSQLPSSLPAANRTNLTFSEPVQAPLSPEPTSSVLPAASTLEENSMEESPSEEQNSSLTIAHVKPSIMKRNGSFPKYYACHLCGRRFNLRSSLREHLQLHTGIPFSTSTGQTESSISPSFCNNGTEMGKESMEATETGIISDSEMPQISDSPIIDGQQQAETPPPTDIADIDNLEQADQEREVKRRKYECTICGRKFIQKSHWREHMYIHTGKPFKCSTCDKSFCRANQAARHVCLKSSDTYTVVDKQTLELCSFDESSQMDNMLVQTNKRYKCNLCDKTFSTPNEVVKHTCQAQNSDVFALEDDGKPMLLSSGDSEPAENEHTMLTTIKKEQENVLD